The following coding sequences are from one Methanosarcina sp. WWM596 window:
- a CDS encoding multidrug efflux SMR transporter, with protein MNYYYLLLLAIAFEVCGTICMKLSEGFTKLPPSVLIFVFYAISFFFFTLALKGIDVSIAYAIWAGLGTALITIAGIFYFREPTTALKIISLVVVIAGVIGLHLSDRVT; from the coding sequence ATGAACTATTATTACCTGCTGTTACTGGCAATAGCATTTGAAGTATGCGGGACCATCTGCATGAAATTATCCGAGGGCTTTACAAAACTGCCCCCTTCAGTTTTGATTTTCGTGTTCTATGCGATCAGTTTCTTTTTCTTTACTCTTGCCCTTAAAGGAATAGATGTGAGCATTGCATATGCAATATGGGCCGGGCTTGGGACTGCTCTTATTACCATAGCCGGAATTTTCTATTTCAGGGAACCTACCACTGCCCTCAAGATAATTTCTCTTGTCGTTGTAATTGCAGGAGTTATCGGGCTTCACCTGAGTGATAGAGTCACATAA
- a CDS encoding YwbE family protein: protein MNNGSIRANIKEGLKVGIVLKQDQRTGKITQGVVKRILTNSSTHPHGIKVQLTDGQVGRVKEIYSKAEE, encoded by the coding sequence ATGAACAACGGCAGTATCAGAGCAAATATCAAAGAAGGACTAAAAGTAGGCATTGTCTTAAAACAGGACCAGAGAACCGGAAAAATTACCCAGGGCGTTGTAAAGAGAATTTTAACCAATTCTTCAACTCATCCACATGGGATAAAAGTTCAATTAACGGATGGGCAGGTCGGGAGAGTTAAGGAAATTTACTCAAAAGCTGAAGAATGA
- a CDS encoding serine hydrolase, translating to MKSESGRNAYIFILDLVVIFLTLSAASASPINSVITSNASGPTDSGEIKVFMDGAVNTQLKTNNVSGATVAVVKDGQVIFAKGYGYADIDKRQPVSGNQTLFRVGSVSKLFIWTAVMQLAEQGKLDLDADVNIYLKDFQVPATYSRPITLKDLMSHTSGFEDLALDGRFFVRSSTDLMPLGEYLEKEMPARVRPPGELTAYSNYGSALAAYIVEQVSGMPFERYVEENILIPLDMNNTTFDQPLPARLASNMSNGYVYSNNVYTAKPFEYVQVWPAGSMSSTSEDMAKFMIAHLQNGKYGDNRILQEATARQMHSRLFTNDPRVNGVTYGFWEINQENPRVIGHGGDTILFHTQLVLIPESQLGLFISCSEQDSETAVDELLQAFMDHYYPVPSSKAPEPISGFEKNASLFAGSYRPTRSAYSNFEKLTSLSHRIRVSSGTNSTLIISQLIGGSEKWVEVESMTFSQADALSSQNALVFGKDSQGHINYIFMKLDPTTAYEKVPWNDDISINLSLLGGCILLFLSTSIWPISFIIKCFPSKPKKPKPSSTARLFAGGASMINLLFLTGLIFLFLARPADVDFIYSVSNFLIVLLAIALIAAILALGSVVFVALAWKNSYWSFSGRIHYSLVVLALLAFVWWLNNWNLLGFKL from the coding sequence ATGAAATCGGAGTCGGGAAGAAACGCATACATCTTTATCCTTGATCTGGTAGTTATTTTCCTGACTCTCAGTGCAGCATCTGCTTCTCCTATAAATTCAGTTATTACCTCAAACGCCAGTGGCCCCACAGATTCAGGAGAGATAAAGGTCTTTATGGATGGGGCTGTAAATACACAGCTCAAGACCAATAATGTTTCCGGAGCAACTGTAGCTGTGGTCAAAGACGGCCAGGTTATTTTTGCCAAAGGATACGGTTATGCCGATATTGATAAACGCCAGCCAGTCTCTGGCAATCAAACTCTCTTCCGTGTAGGTTCTGTCAGCAAACTCTTCATATGGACGGCAGTAATGCAACTTGCTGAACAGGGAAAGCTTGACCTTGATGCCGATGTAAACATATATCTCAAGGATTTCCAGGTCCCTGCCACCTATTCCAGGCCTATTACCCTCAAGGACCTTATGTCCCATACATCGGGCTTCGAGGATTTAGCTCTCGATGGACGCTTTTTTGTGCGCAGTTCAACTGACCTTATGCCGCTTGGTGAGTACCTGGAAAAGGAAATGCCTGCTCGAGTGCGACCTCCTGGAGAACTAACTGCCTATTCGAACTACGGATCTGCTCTGGCCGCATATATTGTTGAGCAGGTATCAGGAATGCCTTTTGAGAGGTATGTAGAAGAGAATATCCTTATTCCGCTGGACATGAACAATACGACATTCGACCAGCCCCTGCCAGCCAGGCTGGCTTCGAATATGTCCAATGGATATGTCTATTCGAATAATGTTTACACAGCAAAGCCTTTTGAATACGTGCAGGTCTGGCCGGCAGGCTCTATGAGTTCCACATCTGAGGATATGGCGAAATTCATGATTGCTCATCTTCAAAACGGAAAGTATGGTGATAACCGTATACTGCAGGAAGCTACAGCACGGCAAATGCATAGCCGCCTCTTCACAAACGACCCCAGGGTTAACGGTGTAACTTATGGATTCTGGGAGATAAATCAGGAAAATCCGAGAGTTATAGGGCATGGAGGCGACACTATATTGTTCCACACCCAGCTGGTGCTGATACCCGAAAGCCAGCTTGGCCTTTTTATCTCCTGCAGCGAACAGGATAGCGAAACAGCAGTTGATGAGCTACTTCAGGCTTTTATGGATCATTACTATCCTGTGCCGTCTTCCAAGGCACCTGAACCCATCTCCGGCTTTGAAAAGAATGCAAGCCTTTTTGCTGGCAGCTATCGCCCAACAAGGAGCGCCTACAGTAACTTTGAAAAATTAACCTCTCTTTCCCATAGGATACGGGTATCTTCGGGCACGAACAGCACTCTCATAATTTCTCAGCTCATAGGGGGGTCAGAAAAATGGGTAGAAGTAGAATCAATGACTTTCAGTCAGGCTGATGCGCTCTCTTCCCAGAACGCCCTGGTCTTTGGCAAAGACAGCCAGGGTCATATCAATTATATCTTCATGAAACTGGATCCCACGACAGCCTATGAAAAAGTGCCCTGGAACGATGATATCAGTATTAACCTTTCCCTTCTGGGAGGTTGCATTCTCCTTTTCTTATCGACGTCCATCTGGCCGATAAGCTTTATCATCAAGTGCTTCCCCTCAAAGCCCAAAAAACCTAAACCTTCCAGCACCGCCAGATTGTTTGCAGGCGGAGCCAGCATGATTAACCTTCTGTTCCTGACAGGGTTAATATTCCTTTTCCTGGCTAGACCGGCAGATGTAGATTTTATATACTCTGTCTCGAACTTCCTGATAGTCCTGCTGGCAATCGCCCTGATAGCTGCGATTCTAGCGCTGGGATCTGTTGTATTTGTAGCCCTGGCATGGAAAAATAGTTACTGGAGTTTTTCCGGAAGAATTCATTACAGTCTGGTGGTCCTGGCTCTGCTGGCGTTTGTCTGGTGGCTGAATAACTGGAATCTGCTCGGGTTCAAATTATGA
- a CDS encoding CxxC-x17-CxxC domain-containing protein translates to MGFNDRGNSYRGGSRDSNRGGSGGFRGGNSGPREMHKVICSDCGVETEVPFKPTEGRPVYCRDCLPNHRKF, encoded by the coding sequence TTGGGTTTTAATGACAGAGGAAATTCTTACCGGGGTGGCAGCAGAGACAGCAACCGTGGTGGAAGTGGTGGTTTCAGAGGCGGCAACAGTGGTCCCAGAGAAATGCACAAGGTTATCTGTTCTGACTGCGGTGTCGAGACTGAAGTTCCTTTCAAACCAACTGAAGGGCGGCCGGTTTACTGTAGAGACTGCCTTCCTAACCATAGGAAGTTCTAA
- a CDS encoding DUF6544 family protein has translation MLKVIASTIFFVALSKLRKEIEKIFTQHQEQKQVTVTEDMLHKLPDPVKKYLVYTGVVGKPIVQTVRLKQVGKIRKDTKQPWMNFEAKEYYSVSPPGFVWIAYMKFFGLPLMRVRDYYLEGKGNLLVKAVSLFTIANSVGKEMDQGAMMRYLNEMMWFPSAFLGKNVSFESIDANSARVTLKDIGKSVTATMYFDDEGKVTNFIAPRYRDMGNNIFEFENWSTPFREYGEFEGLKLPLKGAGVWNLKEGDLEYIDLTITDLKYDPDEPY, from the coding sequence ATGCTAAAAGTTATTGCCTCAACCATATTTTTTGTTGCCTTGTCGAAGCTTAGAAAGGAGATCGAAAAAATATTTACGCAACATCAGGAACAAAAACAGGTTACTGTTACTGAAGATATGTTGCATAAACTGCCAGATCCAGTAAAAAAATATCTTGTGTACACCGGGGTGGTTGGCAAACCGATTGTTCAAACTGTACGTCTTAAGCAAGTAGGTAAAATTCGAAAAGACACCAAACAACCGTGGATGAACTTTGAGGCTAAAGAATATTATTCCGTAAGTCCACCTGGTTTTGTGTGGATTGCATATATGAAATTTTTTGGTTTGCCACTGATGCGAGTGAGAGATTATTATCTGGAGGGCAAAGGCAATCTCCTGGTGAAGGCGGTTTCATTATTCACAATTGCAAATTCTGTAGGTAAAGAAATGGACCAGGGAGCAATGATGCGTTATCTTAACGAGATGATGTGGTTCCCATCGGCTTTTTTGGGAAAGAATGTTTCTTTTGAATCTATTGATGCTAATTCAGCGAGAGTGACGTTGAAGGATATAGGCAAAAGTGTAACAGCGACAATGTATTTTGACGACGAAGGGAAAGTGACAAACTTTATAGCTCCACGTTATCGAGATATGGGCAACAATATATTTGAATTTGAAAATTGGTCCACTCCATTTCGAGAATATGGGGAATTTGAAGGACTGAAACTCCCTCTAAAAGGGGCAGGGGTCTGGAATTTAAAAGAAGGTGATCTGGAATATATTGATTTAACCATAACTGATTTAAAATACGACCCGGATGAGCCATATTGA
- the eif1A gene encoding translation initiation factor eIF-1A, which produces MRKRKAGTGTAAPTTQEVTRVRTPRKENHEVLATVGSLLGSKRVNLQCMDGVVRMGRIPGSKNKKMWIREGDVVIATPWEIQDSKADVIWKYTRPQIEWLERKGYLK; this is translated from the coding sequence ATAAGGAAAAGAAAAGCAGGAACTGGAACTGCCGCCCCAACTACTCAGGAAGTAACAAGGGTACGCACACCGCGCAAAGAAAATCATGAAGTCCTGGCAACGGTAGGAAGCCTCTTAGGTTCAAAGAGGGTTAACTTACAGTGCATGGACGGCGTTGTCCGAATGGGCCGAATCCCTGGATCCAAGAACAAGAAGATGTGGATTCGTGAAGGTGATGTCGTAATTGCCACTCCATGGGAAATTCAGGATTCCAAAGCCGATGTCATATGGAAATACACAAGGCCGCAGATAGAGTGGCTTGAGCGCAAAGGCTACCTTAAATAA
- a CDS encoding CxxC-x17-CxxC domain-containing protein gives MAFNDRNSFRGRDSNRGGFGAPKEMHNAICSDCGAETQVPFKPDPDRPVYCRDCLPNHRKPRENRY, from the coding sequence ATGGCTTTTAATGACAGAAACTCCTTCCGGGGAAGAGACAGCAACCGGGGAGGTTTCGGAGCCCCAAAGGAAATGCACAACGCAATCTGTTCCGACTGCGGCGCTGAAACTCAGGTCCCTTTCAAACCTGATCCCGACAGACCGGTTTACTGCAGAGACTGCCTTCCTAACCACAGGAAGCCCAGAGAGAACCGCTACTAA
- a CDS encoding class I SAM-dependent methyltransferase, with protein MPKSYWETVPGRKIPSSLELYPVIHSYLQKSHKILDIGCGFGKISLELASLGYSVMGIDINTEVVKLSEAAAKSLELDRKTEGRAEFKVGNASALPFRESSFNFAIMQAFLTSVPDPQERVRIIQEAFRVLKPESYLYLAEFGQNWHLEPYRKRYLEDFPVTKEEGSFLALNPETGEVEFIAHHFSEKELVFLLVDCGFEIDYFRVEELKTKTGNKINGFIVVAKKL; from the coding sequence ATGCCTAAATCATATTGGGAAACGGTTCCCGGAAGGAAAATACCCTCAAGCCTTGAACTTTACCCCGTAATTCACAGTTATTTGCAGAAAAGCCATAAAATTCTTGATATCGGATGCGGTTTTGGAAAAATCAGCCTTGAACTTGCTTCCCTGGGATATTCGGTAATGGGGATAGATATAAACACTGAAGTGGTCAAGCTTTCAGAAGCTGCTGCAAAAAGCCTGGAGCTGGATAGAAAGACAGAAGGGAGAGCTGAATTTAAAGTTGGAAATGCTTCTGCTCTTCCTTTCCGTGAGTCAAGTTTCAATTTTGCAATCATGCAGGCTTTTTTGACCTCTGTGCCGGATCCGCAGGAGAGGGTCAGGATAATCCAGGAAGCTTTCCGAGTCCTGAAGCCTGAGAGTTACCTTTACCTTGCGGAATTCGGACAGAACTGGCACCTCGAGCCTTACAGAAAGCGCTACCTTGAAGATTTCCCGGTTACAAAAGAAGAAGGTTCTTTCCTTGCCCTTAACCCTGAAACCGGAGAGGTTGAATTTATTGCACACCATTTCTCCGAAAAAGAGCTGGTGTTTCTGCTTGTAGACTGCGGGTTTGAGATTGACTATTTCAGGGTTGAAGAGCTTAAAACCAAGACAGGTAACAAAATTAATGGATTTATAGTTGTGGCTAAAAAGCTTTGA
- a CDS encoding CxxC-x17-CxxC domain-containing protein — translation MYPAVCSDCGVETQVPFRPTERKPVCCRDCLLKNRKF, via the coding sequence ATGTATCCAGCGGTGTGTTCTGATTGTGGCGTTGAGACCCAGGTTCCATTCAGACCAACTGAAAGAAAGCCGGTTTGCTGCAGGGACTGTCTCCTAAAAAACAGGAAGTTTTAA